The window ataagatacatcagatcaaaatatgaagttggatatctataccaataatgacagggcacggttttaggaacaaaaggatgccaagtcttttaatggaaataaaagttttcagcttaCAGAGGGCGCAATTGCATAGACAccgtaaaatcagagtgaaatgaagatgttaagggctagtccattttttccaaaacttaatttttgccactcaaaatgcttttcagtatcttgtgtggcccccacgagcttgtatgcatgcttgacAACGTCGCGGCATGCTCCTAATGAGACGACGGATGGCGTCTTGTGGCATTTCCTCCCAGATCTGTGTGAGGgcatccctgagctgttgtacagtctgaggAGCAACCTGGCGGCGCCTAATGGACCGAAACATAATGTCCCAGAGATGTTCTATTGGGTTTAAGTCAGGGGATCGTGAAGGCCATTCAATTGTTTcaattccttcatcctccaggtacTGCCTGCATACTCTTGCCACGTGAGGCCGGGCATTGTCGTGCATTAGGAGGAAACCAGGACCTACTGCACCAGCGTAGGGTCTGACAATGGGTTCAAGGATTTCATCTCGATACCTTATGGCAGTCAGAGCACCATTTCCTAGGCAGTAGAGGTCTGTGCGTCCCTCCATGGATATGCCtccccagaccatcactgacccaccaccaaacctgtcatgttgaacgacgttgcagtcagcatagcgttctccttgtcttctccagaCTCTTTCACGTCTATCACAGGTGCTCAGGGTGAACCTGTTCTCGTCTGTGAAAAAtacagggcgccagtggcggacttgccaattctggtgttcttgagcaaatgccagtcgagctccacggtgctgggcagtgagcacagggcccactacaggacgtcgggccctcaggccaccttcatgaagtctgctccagattgtttgggtagagacattcacaccagtggccctctggaggtcattctgtagggcacgagcagtgctcagcctgttccgccttgcacaaaggagcaggtaTCGGTCCTGCTGAGGGGTTGAGGACCTTCTACAgccctgtccagctctccgagaataaccaccagcctcctgaaatctcctccatgttctggagattgtgctgggagacacattaaaccttcttgctgcagcacgggtggatgtgccatcctggagaagTTGGACAACCTGTGCAACTTCTGTAGGGTTAAGGAATCGCCTCATACTTCCAGTAGGGATATTTATGCAAGccaaaatcagcacgagtggaaaaccagccaaaaaagatgaagagggagaaacttgaaatgacctccacatgtaaaaccagtcctgttttgagggttttctaattgttgccactgaagtgcacctgttgtttattccatgaacaccaatacagctgaaattgattaacgaggccctcagctgcttaaccaaccagaaaattatcagacaggtttaattcaattcatgccagggccaatgaaaaaggtgttcctttaatttttgtgagcagtgtatatagatatatagatgtagatatatagatatgtatatatatataggtagatatatatagatagataacATATATATAGATCTACATATATTTAGATCTATAGATATATAGCTGGAAACCATATTTTGTCTACTGAATTGGCTACACAACCTGATTTCTCATAGCCAGTGTAAATGCTGTTAAGTACTATAACTTATGCAACTAGACAGCTGTTTATACACTCAGGGTTgaggaaaatgttgtttaataGTGTGATTAAAATGGTGTTAGTGGCAAAAGTTCCACTGTAATTAAAGATATTGAAAAGGCCAAGTTTTGTATAGCTAGATAAAATAAgctagataaaaaaaatatgtatataataatatatatgtaaTGCGCCTCAATTTTAATTCACACTATATAGTTTCCCCAAGAATTCATAACATgagtaaatataatttaaaaatctgaaatgacTGTATTTTGCTTCTAGTGAGACTGGATGAGTTTGCCTTTAACAATCCAGtatgtgagctgcagcagacgTGCAGTCAAACGTCtatccactagatggcagtctATGATAGATAAACACTGCCGGTTAACAGCCGGCTCCCTGCGTCACTTCCTCTTACCTTGTCCTTGTCGGCAGCAGGAGAATCGTCGCTGTACGGGATAAACACATGGCTAAGCTGAGCAAAGAGACCAAAcagcggctgcagcagctgttccaGTGCGGCCAGTTTGTCATCCGATGGGGTTTTATCCCAACCGTGCTGTACCTCGGTCAGTATCTGAATAAGCAAAGAGGGAATACGCCGGGCCGGTAGCCTCGCTGACGttagccaattagcttagcacacTAGCCCTCGACTAtgagctgtatttttttttctagacCAGTGAATGTGATGTAGCTACAAGTTTGAACTATTATAGCCAATAATTACCACCCTTTATAGaaacaacacattaaatatattaagaACGCACTGTTTACATTCCGAATGTTTTATTAGCAACAGCTGAAATGGTTCTGTTGCATTCAGGTTCAGCATTATTCGCTCCTAACAGTTAGTACATTTAAAGTGCTCCCTCAGGAGAAGCAGTGTATGGGTGTAAAAGATAAGGTCAACTTTATTagctttattaatccccagctggtGAAATTTATAATCATTTATATACGTGTGGGAACTGTTCAGTCAGTGCAGTAAgcaatgactttgtttacgatcCCCTTATGAAAGCAAGCTGTCAGCCTTAACTGGTAATAATTTAAGATTGTCAGAAAGCGTATTAGTATATGAGAGATGAACTTGGAtcacaaaatgttaaaactCATGTCCTTAAAGTACTTGATCAATAAATCCTGGGTATAGCTGTTTCTCTGGTTAGTGCAGGAAATGCCTGTGCACTTGTATTTTATTGGCATATTTCTGGGGCCTGTGTAGAGCACTAAAATACCTGGTTGTGGTTTGGAGTAGAGATGGGAAAGTTCAGACTTATGTTTGGCTGTGGTTTGCAGTCAACCTGGGGAAGTTAAGACTTTTGCATGTGTGACCTCACAGCCGGTGGAGTTGCCCCCCTGGAAGTGATTCTTCTCTAACTTCAGCATTTTGGAAAGACCAACACTGATGTTGCACTTTCTCCCCCCtcatttcactctttctttaGCCTTCTTTACATGCACTTCTCTCTTGGAACTCATTTACGTCTCAGGGTCCGAATTTTCTGAAATTACGTCATTTGTTGCTCTTGTGTTACCAC of the Chelmon rostratus isolate fCheRos1 chromosome 16, fCheRos1.pri, whole genome shotgun sequence genome contains:
- the tomm7 gene encoding mitochondrial import receptor subunit TOM7 homolog; this translates as MAKLSKETKQRLQQLFQCGQFVIRWGFIPTVLYLGFKRGADPGMPEPTVLSLLWG